The segment AATAAAACAAAAATTCTGGATAAATATTATCGGTTTTCTTTTCATAGCTGCTTTTATTTTCCTTGCAGTCCGTATCGGAAATATTCAACTGGCCGATTATGATAAATTTACACAATTAGCAAGATCACAGCAATGTAAACGGATAATATTGCCAGCCAGGCGAGGTTCCATTCTTGACCGGAACGGAAAGGTTCTTGCGGAATCCCTGCTGGTAGGTTCTGTTTCTGCTGATCCTTCTGAAATAGAGGATGTTGCAACCACTGCATATCATCTCGGTAACATTTTAAAAATTGAACAGTCAAGACTCATCAGATTGCTGAACAGAAAAAGGCGGTTTGTCTGGATTAAAAGAAAGGTTAGTGATGAAGAACTCGACGCAATAACAAAATTATCATTGAAAGGCATTTACATAAATCATGAATTTCACCGGTTTTACCCTAATCAGCAGCTAGGAAGTCATATTCTCGGTTTTACTGATATCGATGATAACGGGATTGAAGGGGTTGAATTGACTTTTAATGAGGTATTATCAGGAGAGCCAGGATATAAGTTTATCTACCGGGATGCATTGCAGCGGCATATTATTACGTCAAACTCAAAGATACAGTTACCAAGGCATGGGAATAACGTTGTTTTAACAATAGACGCGACTATTCAACGCATGACGGAAGAAGAATTGGGATTTGCTTATGAAAAATGGATGCCTGCCTCTGCAACGGCAATTGTGATGGATGTAATGACGGGGGAGGTGCTGGCAATGGCTAACTACCCTACCTATGATCCAAACCATTTCCAAAAATATAAGCCTGGTGATAGAAAAAATCTTGCGGTGACCGATAGTTATGAGCCTGGTTCAATAATGAAACCTATTGTTCTTTCGGGGATAATCGAACATAGGGTTGCGAAGCCTGATGATAAGGTTTTTTGTCATAATGGCGTTTATAAAATAGGACGGCGAACCCTGCGCGATACTCATGGAGGCCATGGTAATCTTACTGTTTCTGAAATCTTGACCTATTCGAGTAATATAGGAATGGCTAAATTAAGCATGCTTATAGGGAAGCAAAAAATGTACCAGTATCTTAAGCAGTTTGAATTTGGAAAGAGAACAGGTATTGAATTACCAGGTGAAGCAAGTGGCATCTTTCGTCCAGGCAGGCTCTGGTCGGAAACGTATACCCTTGTTTCCGTTTCAATGGGATATGAGATTTCCGTTACACCCCTCCAGTTCATTACGGCCTTTTGCAGCATTCCCAATGGCGGGGTATTAGTCAAACCGAAAATTGTAAAATCAAGAGTAAGCAATGACGATAAAATAGTAGAAGAATTTCAATCTCAGCAGATCGTCAGGCGTGTTATGAGTGGAAATGTTGCACGCGATATAATGAATCCCATACTAACCATGGCTGTTACAAGAGGCACGGGGAAAAGAGCAAACCTGCTGGAATACGATGTTGCCGGGAAAACCGGTACATCACGGAAAACTTCCGGCAGTGGAAAGCAATATTCCCGAGAAAAATATCTTGGTTCTTTTATTGCGTATGCTCCTGCTGACCGTCCCCGTATTTGTGTTTTGGTAATGATTAACGAACCGCAGGGCGACTCCTATTACGGCGGTACCGTTGCGGCTCCTGTGGTACGGGAAATTCTGAGGCGGTCACTTATTTATTTGGGGGTCGAGCCACAAAAGTTTAAAATGGCAATGCAGTAGTTGTAAACATAAATAACTATAAGTTACCTGATGCCCTGTTTTTCTGGGAAATTATCATATGCCATGAAGCGTTATAAATATTTTGTTAAAATATTTAGGAATAAAAAAATGAATGAAAAAGAAATTGAAAAACAAAATTTTATCCTATGGTATGGTTTTTATGCAACTACAAAAGAATTGGAAGCGGTCCGGACAAATAACAGGGAAACACTAAACAGGCTTTTAAAGGAATATGCAGAAGAAATAGACAAGGTTGAAAGAGTAAAGCGTTTCTATGACCGCGTTGTACAAGCCGGGAATAAACGGGCACAGGGTTTGGACGTAACGTTAAAAATAGATCTTTCTTCATCAAAAAAAAGTGGCATATTTGAAGAGGGTTTAGCAGGCAGATATGAAATTAAGTGAACTTTGTCTCTGTTTGGGAAAACACAAGGGTTACGATTTTGTGGAAAAAGAAGTGTCAGGGATAACCTACGACTCCCGTAAGATCAAAAAAGGTAACGTGTTTGTTGCAATTAAAGGTAACAAGCTGGACGGGCATGATTTTATTGGTAATGCTGTAGAGAAGGGGGCTAGTGTCCTTGTTGTGGAAAAAAGGATTGAATCAACCTCATTACGGATACCCCAAATTCTTGTGTCTGATACCCGCCAGGCACTTGCCAACATGAGTGACCATTTTTTTGGAAAGCCTTCTGCACGAATGACGGTAATTGGCATTACAGGAACAAATGGTAAAACAACCACTTCATATTTTATGAAGTCAATCATTAATGCTTCCTCAGAAGAGGCGGGTCTTATTGGTACCATACACTATAAAATCGGAGGGAGAATTATACCGGCACTGGAGACAACCCCTGAGTCCGCAGAAATACAGAATTATCTTTCACAAATGCTGAATGCCGGGATACGGTATGCGGTAATCGAAGCATCTTCTCACGCACTGTCACAGCACCGGCTCAGCGGCGTGCGTTTTAGTTCTGCAATTTTTACCAATCTGTCTGCTGATCATCTGGACTACCACAGGAATATGAAGAATTATCTGGCAGAAAAGCTAAAACTGGTAAAAGGATTAAGTCCCGGCGCGGTTACTATTTTAAATGCTGATCATACCATAAGCAAGCGCTTTGCGGAATATACAAGCTCCAGGACAATCTACTGGTACGGTATAAAGAGAAAGAATGCTGATGTAGTTGCGGAGTCAGTACAGGTGACCGGGACTTCAACAAGCTTTCTGCTCAACTCTTCCTGGGGCAAGGCATTCATTAAATTAAAACTGGCTGGTAAGCATAATGTGTATAATGCACTGGCAGCAGCAGCCAGTGCTTTGGCACTGGGTTTTACTATGGATATAGTAAAAAAAGGTGTTGAATCCTTATCTGCAGTCCCGGGCAGATTGGAGAATATTGCCTGCGGGCAGGATTTTCGTGTTTTTGTTGATTTTGCCCATACACATAAAGCCCTGCAAGTTATTCTCAGTTCTCTCAGAGAAATGACAACAGGGCGTATTTTGCTGGTCTTTGGATGCGGTGGGGACAGAGATAGGAAAAAAAGGCCAAAAATGGGGTATGTTGCAGAAAAATATTCGGATCTTTTCTGGGTAACAAGTGATAATCCCCGTTCAGAGGACCCTTACCGGATTATTCAGGATATTCAAAAAGGATTAAGCCAGTCAGCCCGTTTTCACATACAACCAGACAGAAGACTTGCTATAAAAGAAGTATTGATGGAAGCAAAGAGTGGCGATTCAGTGATTATTGCGGGTAAAGGACACGAGCAGTACCAGATATCAAAGGATACAATAATTCCTTTTGATGATCGTGAAGTAGTAAGGGAGATGTTGTCTGCCTACACGTTACATACTCTGTGTGTGTAACAAATAATTCCGATGCAGATATTCTTATACCTGTCAAAGCAGGAACCAAATGATTAACTGATGGTAAACATAAAGATCATTTCGGGATTTCATATTTTCAGAGGTTTGAGAGATTAATATTATTGGTGTTTATACGTGTTAAACCTTGATTAATTTAATACCTATGAAAACACTATCTCTTGAGGAAGTTGTTAAAGCGGTTAGTGGGAACCTTATATCCGCAAACGGAAGAATACCAGTAATAAACGGAATATCCACCGACAGCCGGAATATGAAAACCGGAGACCTGTTTTTTGCGCTGAAAGGAAAACAATACAACGGCCACCAGTTCGTTCCGCAGGCAATACATGCCGGAGCTGCTGCGGTTGTTGTATCAGAAGAAAATAAATCAGAGCTGAAAAACAAGGATTGTCCGGTAATCCGTGTGTCTGATACCATAACGGCGTTAGGAGATCTGGCGAAATATTACCGTCAGAAGTTAGATACAAAAATTATTGGTATTACAGGCAGTACCGGCAAGACCACCACAAAAGAGATGGCATATCACCTGTTATCACATTTTGGCCATACGGTAAGATCACAGAAGAGCTTTAATAATTTTATCGGTGTACCTTTAACACTATTTGAAATAGAGAATAATCACCGGTATGGTATTCTTGAGATGGGTACGAATGCTCCCGGTGAATTGAAACGCTTATCCGGAATTGGTAACCCGGATGTGGCGGTAATCCTTACTATTTCAAAAGCACATCTGGAAGGTTTGGGCGATATCGAAGGTGTCGCACGTGCAAAGGCGGAGATACTGGAAAATCTCAGAAGTAACGGAGTGTTTGTCTATAATGCCGACAATTCGTGGTGTGTAAAAATTGCCGGTAGTTTTCGGGGAATGTCCGTTAGCTTCGGTTTTAGTCCTTCATCACTCATCAGATGCACAGAGGTAAAAAAAAGAGAGAATAGTTATAATCTGGTCATTAACCATTATTTGGAGGTATCTTTTCCCGTTACGGGATATCATAACATCCATAACTGCCTGGCGTCTTTTGCCATCTGCCATGCATTAGGTCAGGACCTTCGAAATCTGAAAGAGGCCTTTTCTTCTTTTGAACTACCTTCGATGAGAATGGAACAGCAAACTATCGGGGCGTTCACCATCATAAACGATGCATATAACGCAAATCCTGAATCAGTAAGTGCTGCCCTGCAATACCTTAATGAGATCGATACGAAAGGCAGAAAGGTTTTCATTTGCGGAGACATGCTGGAATTGGGACAAGAATCTGCACTCCTGCACAAAGAAATCGGTGAGAAGGTTGCCAGGTTTACCATTGATCTTTTATGGACGGTAGGAGACCATGCATATGAGATTGCAAAGGCTGCAAAATTATCAGGTATGCCTGAAGAAAGGATTATGAGTTTTAAAAATGTTGATGGTATTTCTGATTCTGAATTACATCATTTACAAGAAAATGATGTAATAGTAATAAAAGGCTCCAGGAGTATGCATATGGAAAATATTATTAAAAAATTAAAGGGATATTTATAATGAGGTTACAATACTTTGCTCTATAGTTGGTTTTCATCAATAGATTTTCTGGAAATAGGGAACTCTGTATCTTTTCGGTTGTGTTTCGCTGCACTTACAGCCTTTTTTATAAGTGTTTTTTTTGGGCAGTGGTTTGTGAAAAAACTTAGGGTACTCAGGGTCGTGGAAGATACAGCAAAAACGGATTCTGAAGAGCTCAGACAGATGCATTTTAATAAGAAAAGCACACCAACTATGGGAGGTATTGTCGTAATTGTTTCTGTTCTGGTTTCCGTGTTGCTTTGGTGCAACATGTATAATGGGCATATCCTCTTGCTTATATTCACTCTGATATGGTTTGGCGTACTTGGCTTTCTTGATGATTATATCAAATTGACGCAAAAAGGTGCACAGGGCTTAAGCAGTAAATCAAAATTCCTGTTTCAATCAGCGCTTGGACTTATATTGGGGCTGATTTTATATTTTCATTTTAATGCATTTACGTGGGGTACGCAGCTCATAATTCCTTTGATGAAAGATTTTAAACCCGATTTGGGTCCTTTTTATATTCTGGCGGTGGCTTTCTTTATTGTAGCGATGTCCAATGCGGTAAACCTTACGGACGGTTTGGACGGACTGGCTATCGGATGCAGTATTATAGCGGGAATTGCTTTTGCTGTGATTGCCTATGTTTCAGGGGTTGTGGATCTCTGTAAATATTTCAATATTCCTCATTTGCCGGAAAGTGAGGAACTGAGCATTTTTTGTGCAGCGCTTGTTGGCGGAGGGCTGGGATTCCTGTGGTTTAACTGTTTCCCTGCACAAGTTTTTATGGGTGATACCGGTTCGCTGGCATTAGGCGGCGTACTGGGACTGATTGCTGTTCTTGTAAAACGAGAAGTGACCATGATTATTATCGGAGGGATTTTTATTGCCGAGGCTGTTTCTGTTATTGTGCAAGTAGCATTTTACAAAATGACAAAAAGGAGGGTTTTCCGTTGCGCGCCCCTGCATCATCATTTTCAATTTAAAGGGTTGCCTGAGACTAAAGTTACGTTCAGATTCTGGATTATTGCAATTTTGTTAGGTGGATTAGGTTTTATTGTATTATGAAATAAAAGGAGTTTACTGGTGAAGCCCTGGCACCTTATTGTATACAGCGTTGTTGCCCTGTTGGGTTTTAGTGTTGTTACGGTAATGAGTACGGACAAAATGACGTTCGGAACAAGTGGAAGCAGTTATCAGTTCACGAAACATCTTTTATGGATAGGGATAGGTGCTGTTGTATTGGCTATCATGACCAGGATAGATTATCATTATTTACAGAAACTAAGCATACCGATTCTCATCATATCTTTCATTCTCCTTTTGCTTGTGCTTGTGCCGGGGATAGGCACCCTCGCCAATGGCGCACGCAGGTGGATCCGTTTTGGCAGTCTTCTGGGCATTCAACCATCTGAGTTTACGAAGCTCGCTCTTATAATATTTCTTGCGAATTACGTTTCAAAAAACTATAACCGCATGTCAGAATTCGTATATGGGTTTTTCATACCTTTTGCTGTTGTGATATTGTCAGCCGGATTGATAATTTTACAACCCGATTTCGGGACCGCAGCATTCATGTTCATGATATCATTGATTATACTTATTGTTGCAGGAACAAGAATTATTTTTATCAGTTTTATTGCAATGGCTTCGGTTCCCTTTATTCATAAAATGCTGTTTGAGGTCTCATATAGAAAAGACAGGCTCTTATCTTTTATGGACCCCTGGAAAGACCCCTCTGGTACAGGCTATCAGATAATTCAATCATGGATTGCCCTTGGTTCCGGTGGCCTGACAGGATTAGGAATAGGAGGTAGCAGACAAAAATTGTTTTTCTTGCCAGAAAGCAGCAGTGATTTTATATTTACAATCATTGGTGAAGAACTCGGATTTCTCGGTGTGGTTGGTGTAATCACGCTTTTTATACTATTGCTGTGGCAGGGATTAAGGATTGTCCATACGGCAAATGACATATTCGGTTTTTTTCTGGGACTTGGAATTACCATAATGTTTGGCTTGCAGGCCATCATTAATATTGCAGCCGTTTCTGGTATTATACCGACAAAGGGCATTCCTTTACCCTTTATTAGTTCCGGAGGGTCATCCCTCTTATTCTCTATGATAGGGGTTGGCATACTGGTCAATATAGCACAACAGTCTGTAAATGGGAAATATTCAAATACATCTGTTGATACTACAGAAATAGTGAAACCAGACACCATAAGCAGCCTGTTGCCGGTGAGAATTTGGCGTAAAATAGTGTCTGGAATAGCAAATTTTTCATGGTAATATTAGGAGGAGAAGAGAAAATGAAAATAATTTTTGCCGGCGGTGGTACGGGAGGCCATTTAATGGTGGGATTGAGTACGGCAGAGGAGGTTCGCTCCCGGTTTCATGATGCGGAAATTATCTTTTTGGGAACGGGAAAGGAATTTGAGAAGCGCTGTGTAGAGCAGCAAGGATTCAGGTTCCGTCAGGTGAGTGCACGAAAATGGAATGCGTCATATAAACAAATTGGCGTTTTTATTTGCGTAGTACTTACCGGTATTGTCAAATCCATCGTAGAAATGAGAAAATTAAGGCCTGATATTGTAGTTGGTTTGGGTGGATATGGTTCTGTTGCTCCGATTATTGCTGCAAAATTATTGAATATTCCGTCTGTACTCCTTGAGCAAAACGTAATTCCAGGAAAAGCAAACAGATTTTTAGCAAGATGGGTAGATGAGGTATATTGTCATTGGAGAGGCTCTGTCAAATGGTTTCACAAAGCAAAGGTTGTACGGGTAACAGGAACCCCTATCCGGAAGGATATCGCTTACAATCAGAAATCATGTTTTCATAAATTTGGACTGAACCCTTCCAAAAAGACCTTGTTGATTACTGGAGGAAGTCAGGGTGCCCAGGCTATCAATGAGGTTATAGTACGTTGCCTTCCCAAACTGGAAACATTAGCCCGCGAAATACAGATAATACATTGCACCGGAGAATACGGATATGACATGGTAAATGTAGCATATAAACAAACAGGATTAGATTCATTCGTATGCAGTTTCCTTGATGATATGGGTGCTGCATTGAAAATAGCCGATATCATAATTTGCAGGGCGGGCGCAACTACTATTGCAGAAATAACTGCATTAGGTATTCCTTCCCTATTGATACCCTATCCATATGCAGCAGATAATCATCAATACTGGAATGCAATAGAAGTAGTAAGCAATGGTGCGGGTTATCTGTTACAGCAAATGGACCTTACTCCTGAAAAAATAATGGAGGTAGTTACCGATCTTATCAACCATAAGGAAGTATACGACAGAATGAAAATGTTCAGTAAAGGGATGGGGATTCCCAATGCCGCCATGCATGTTGTTGATAATATTTGTAAAGTGATTGGGGTAAAAAGCGCAGAATTTGCATTAAGTGTTGGGTAGTTTTTTCTGTGTAATTGACGAATTCTGTAACGCTCTGTGAGAAATTTTATTTGGAAATAAGAAGACACAGCGCGGCCTTTGGCCGCAACCAAATTCGAATTTCGGATTGCGGATTTCGAAACAGTTTCAAAATGCGTTCTTTGCACCTTTGCGATGAACTATTACGATTTATTTTTTGTTTTCTAATCCCGAAGGGATGTCATGATTATAGCAAAAGTCATACAAAAGATTTTTAACCCCGAAGGGGTGACATAGGAAACCCATGATCATCTTACAATCATGCCACCCCTTCGGGGTTGTTGGTTTTTGCTTGTTCATTTACTATAATCATGTCAGCCCTTCGGGCTTGGCGCAGCCTTTGGCGCAACCAAATTTGAATTTCGAAATTCGAAACAATTTCAAATGACAAAAACTCAAAGCTCCAAACTATACGTAAGCCTTATCTAATTAACGTCTTATGGTTATGTATTTTGAAAAACACGCACAAAAAACAAGAAATTGATGGATAGTAGTATGAAGTAATTTATAGAAAAAAATAATTCAAGATTCG is part of the Candidatus Jettenia sp. AMX2 genome and harbors:
- the murG gene encoding undecaprenyldiphospho-muramoylpentapeptide beta-N-acetylglucosaminyltransferase; this translates as MKIIFAGGGTGGHLMVGLSTAEEVRSRFHDAEIIFLGTGKEFEKRCVEQQGFRFRQVSARKWNASYKQIGVFICVVLTGIVKSIVEMRKLRPDIVVGLGGYGSVAPIIAAKLLNIPSVLLEQNVIPGKANRFLARWVDEVYCHWRGSVKWFHKAKVVRVTGTPIRKDIAYNQKSCFHKFGLNPSKKTLLITGGSQGAQAINEVIVRCLPKLETLAREIQIIHCTGEYGYDMVNVAYKQTGLDSFVCSFLDDMGAALKIADIIICRAGATTIAEITALGIPSLLIPYPYAADNHQYWNAIEVVSNGAGYLLQQMDLTPEKIMEVVTDLINHKEVYDRMKMFSKGMGIPNAAMHVVDNICKVIGVKSAEFALSVG
- a CDS encoding UDP-N-acetylmuramoyl-L-alanyl-D-glutamate--2,6-diaminopimelate ligase — translated: MKLSELCLCLGKHKGYDFVEKEVSGITYDSRKIKKGNVFVAIKGNKLDGHDFIGNAVEKGASVLVVEKRIESTSLRIPQILVSDTRQALANMSDHFFGKPSARMTVIGITGTNGKTTTSYFMKSIINASSEEAGLIGTIHYKIGGRIIPALETTPESAEIQNYLSQMLNAGIRYAVIEASSHALSQHRLSGVRFSSAIFTNLSADHLDYHRNMKNYLAEKLKLVKGLSPGAVTILNADHTISKRFAEYTSSRTIYWYGIKRKNADVVAESVQVTGTSTSFLLNSSWGKAFIKLKLAGKHNVYNALAAAASALALGFTMDIVKKGVESLSAVPGRLENIACGQDFRVFVDFAHTHKALQVILSSLREMTTGRILLVFGCGGDRDRKKRPKMGYVAEKYSDLFWVTSDNPRSEDPYRIIQDIQKGLSQSARFHIQPDRRLAIKEVLMEAKSGDSVIIAGKGHEQYQISKDTIIPFDDREVVREMLSAYTLHTLCV
- the ftsW gene encoding putative lipid II flippase FtsW, with amino-acid sequence MKPWHLIVYSVVALLGFSVVTVMSTDKMTFGTSGSSYQFTKHLLWIGIGAVVLAIMTRIDYHYLQKLSIPILIISFILLLLVLVPGIGTLANGARRWIRFGSLLGIQPSEFTKLALIIFLANYVSKNYNRMSEFVYGFFIPFAVVILSAGLIILQPDFGTAAFMFMISLIILIVAGTRIIFISFIAMASVPFIHKMLFEVSYRKDRLLSFMDPWKDPSGTGYQIIQSWIALGSGGLTGLGIGGSRQKLFFLPESSSDFIFTIIGEELGFLGVVGVITLFILLLWQGLRIVHTANDIFGFFLGLGITIMFGLQAIINIAAVSGIIPTKGIPLPFISSGGSSLLFSMIGVGILVNIAQQSVNGKYSNTSVDTTEIVKPDTISSLLPVRIWRKIVSGIANFSW
- the mraY gene encoding phospho-N-acetylmuramoyl-pentapeptide-transferase → MCFAALTAFFISVFFGQWFVKKLRVLRVVEDTAKTDSEELRQMHFNKKSTPTMGGIVVIVSVLVSVLLWCNMYNGHILLLIFTLIWFGVLGFLDDYIKLTQKGAQGLSSKSKFLFQSALGLILGLILYFHFNAFTWGTQLIIPLMKDFKPDLGPFYILAVAFFIVAMSNAVNLTDGLDGLAIGCSIIAGIAFAVIAYVSGVVDLCKYFNIPHLPESEELSIFCAALVGGGLGFLWFNCFPAQVFMGDTGSLALGGVLGLIAVLVKREVTMIIIGGIFIAEAVSVIVQVAFYKMTKRRVFRCAPLHHHFQFKGLPETKVTFRFWIIAILLGGLGFIVL
- the murF gene encoding UDP-N-acetylmuramoyl-tripeptide--D-alanyl-D-alanine ligase, which encodes MKTLSLEEVVKAVSGNLISANGRIPVINGISTDSRNMKTGDLFFALKGKQYNGHQFVPQAIHAGAAAVVVSEENKSELKNKDCPVIRVSDTITALGDLAKYYRQKLDTKIIGITGSTGKTTTKEMAYHLLSHFGHTVRSQKSFNNFIGVPLTLFEIENNHRYGILEMGTNAPGELKRLSGIGNPDVAVILTISKAHLEGLGDIEGVARAKAEILENLRSNGVFVYNADNSWCVKIAGSFRGMSVSFGFSPSSLIRCTEVKKRENSYNLVINHYLEVSFPVTGYHNIHNCLASFAICHALGQDLRNLKEAFSSFELPSMRMEQQTIGAFTIINDAYNANPESVSAALQYLNEIDTKGRKVFICGDMLELGQESALLHKEIGEKVARFTIDLLWTVGDHAYEIAKAAKLSGMPEERIMSFKNVDGISDSELHHLQENDVIVIKGSRSMHMENIIKKLKGYL
- a CDS encoding penicillin-binding protein 2 — its product is MLPLIKQKFWINIIGFLFIAAFIFLAVRIGNIQLADYDKFTQLARSQQCKRIILPARRGSILDRNGKVLAESLLVGSVSADPSEIEDVATTAYHLGNILKIEQSRLIRLLNRKRRFVWIKRKVSDEELDAITKLSLKGIYINHEFHRFYPNQQLGSHILGFTDIDDNGIEGVELTFNEVLSGEPGYKFIYRDALQRHIITSNSKIQLPRHGNNVVLTIDATIQRMTEEELGFAYEKWMPASATAIVMDVMTGEVLAMANYPTYDPNHFQKYKPGDRKNLAVTDSYEPGSIMKPIVLSGIIEHRVAKPDDKVFCHNGVYKIGRRTLRDTHGGHGNLTVSEILTYSSNIGMAKLSMLIGKQKMYQYLKQFEFGKRTGIELPGEASGIFRPGRLWSETYTLVSVSMGYEISVTPLQFITAFCSIPNGGVLVKPKIVKSRVSNDDKIVEEFQSQQIVRRVMSGNVARDIMNPILTMAVTRGTGKRANLLEYDVAGKTGTSRKTSGSGKQYSREKYLGSFIAYAPADRPRICVLVMINEPQGDSYYGGTVAAPVVREILRRSLIYLGVEPQKFKMAMQ